A segment of the Chaetodon trifascialis isolate fChaTrf1 chromosome 2, fChaTrf1.hap1, whole genome shotgun sequence genome:
CAAGATGCTTTCCCTTCTGGTGGGAATGCACACATATTGTTGAAACGATGGCAGAACATTGTCCAGTTTGCAATTGTTATAATCTCCCAAGATAAACACCAGAATACTCTGCAAAGTAAAGTTAGCATCCTTGGTCACCAGCTTCGCTGCCGCCTTGGTGTCAGCGCCGGGGGGGTATAAACACAGCTGACAACTACAGAAGGAAATTCCCAGATCGTAGGATGCAGAGACACGGTCAGCATGCCCAGAACAGGCATGCACACCTTGCATTGCATTATTAACCACTGCAGTGAAGGCCCTCATTTCCCACCATGCCAAGTGTTTGTCATGTGTTGGTTCAGAATATCGTGGTTTATGATGCTAATTATcagttttgtgctgttttacagTTCGAACCGTTAGTGTTTGTTACATTTCTTGACACCATCTGTTTTGCCAAAATAAAGATGGTGCCGTGCTGTTGACGCATGACGTCGTACACCCCATAGATTTAACCCTAGAACTGAATAGATCGGTCCCGTTGTCGCTGATACCCAACCCAACTACTGGAGTCAGTCTGATATCAGTAttggatcggtgcatccctaaaCTATATGCAGCCTTTGTGGACGTACGCGCTCAGAGTGCTTTAGAATAAAATTTTCAAACAATTTCTTGATaaacagctgcagaaatataaaatgaatcTATAAAACAACTCAAGGAATATAAaaactttttcacagcactgtaccTTCCCCCCAAAAACAGTATGGGCTTTACAAAAGCAATAACGGGGctgtatgcatgtgtacagGGCAGAGAGTGCAGAGTCATGCGAATGCTACTTGGCATTTGGGGACAGATAGTAGGGCTGAAACAGTCTCTCATGGCTACAGATGTGcagagcagcgtgtgtgtgcatcagtaaCCGTGGAAACCGTGAGGTGAAGTAGCTGACGAAGCCTTCGGGCAGCTCGCCGAGAGTCTCCTGCACCTCCGGGGGCAGCTCGTGGTAGTGATGCTTCTGTAACATGCAATGTTAACATCAAAAACGTCCCGACGTGTCAGGATGTGTGTAAAAAATGCTGCGAGTGTAGAAGCGAAGCATGCACGCTGACCTTATTCCTCATGGCTCTCAGCAGATCTCTGACTGAGTTTCCTTTATATGTCCTGAACCGCCTCAAGTCTGGAATGTACACAAGAGGACATGGATTACAGACCACTGAACGCTTTGGCATCGTCAACAgtgccactgtgtgtgcgtACCTGTCTGTAGCGGCACAGAGATATGCATCCTCCAGTTGGTTCGAACCACTGCTCTCCCTGCAGTCTCCAGCTTGACCACAATCGGGCTGTCGGCTGGTTCCTTCTCTATGCGGTCGCTCACGTCCTGCGTACACgcgcaaacaaataaaaagagaatgaaatgaGACGTGCAGTTTCACTACAGAGACACCTGCTGCTTTGTGTATCCGGCGACCTCAGAGCTTTAACACACCTGGAAGAAGAGCAGCTGCTTCTCGGGGCTCCAGAAGAACGGATGTTTGAGCACGCAGGCGGTGGAGGGACGGGACTCGGCCTCAGCGCTGATCATCTGCTCAATCAGATCCTGTGCGATCACGTCATCTGAAACAGTGTTCAGGTTTTAGGTGTTTCACTCATTGTTACTGTGCAAAATACAGTTCGaaacacttttcttttaatgacattatcaAATACTTATTATTGACTTTCAGTTACATTTAGCAATTAAGGCAATGTCTGAAAATTGCATCCCTTCATCTAGACAGTAGTGTGCACAAGGAAGTTGGATTGTTGGtgtgtgatttgatttgacttgatttaATGTAGGAAAGGGAGGTAAACTTACGAGCAAAGTCTTTCTATTTGAGAATCATATGCAGAAGTATTGAGGGGGTTAAATCTTCCAAAGTTATGCAGGAACTGATTGAATTAGCTGTTTTGCTCTCCGGAGCAGTCACATTAAGATTACTGTAGCAGTCAGGCATGAACCAAACCAGgagaggcacaaacacaaagatcGCTCTCACCGTGTGTGTTTTCCATAAAATGCGAGAGTGAGTATTCTCCTGACAGGATGTTGACCTGTCGTCTCAGCGCGTCACCGAAAGGGTGCCGCCCCCTGCTGACCACGAAGTAAAACACACAGCCTGCTGAGAACACGTCCACCGCTGCCgtctgtggagagaggaggaacgCCGGATCAGTCAAAGGGCTATATTTTGGGGTTCAGATATGGATTTTTTGGTCGATTTttaaatccaaaataaaatacagaggtTTGAAACAAGTATAGGCCATTTGGTCCTTCGCTTGGACTTGCTCAGACCCTGTTGCTGCATTGTTTTAGCTAAAAGAAGTTGACTGACAGTTCTGCTGTATGTAAGACGTGTGTGCGTCTTACCGGTTTGTTGTCAGGAGTATCCCTCAGGACTTCAGGGGCTATCCACCCTTCGGTTCCTGGTATTCCTGAGCGCAGAGAGAAGCTGCTCCGACCGTCTGGGATCCTCTTACAGAGCCCAAAGTCGGAGATGAGAGCTCGGACCTGACCCAGCACGCTGGGaccagagaggaggatgttcCTAGGCTTCAGGTCACGGTGGACtaaagagagagatgatgaagagtgaagaagactTTTGTTCACGAAGATGGAGGGATGTGAGGTTTAAGGTAAACAGTactcagatgtttttttttctgacctaTATTGAGCGAGTGCAGGTGTGAAAGGCCACACATGGTTTGCTCCAGCACACTTATAGGATTCAGCCCGGGAAAGCAAGTCGGATCCTCCACATACTGCAGGCAAATATGTTGGTTTTGTTATTGAGGGCTGTCGTTTTGAATGGGATGCTAATGACAAACTGCTCAGTAATGACACTGAAAAGTCACCTGACACCTGCAGTACCGACCTGTTGCAGGGTCGCAGCACACAGCTCGATGGCGATGTACGTGAAGAGGCGATCTCTCTCTGTGCAGAAATATCGGATGACGTTCGGGTGTGTGTCAGACGCTCGGAGGAGCTGCACCTCGCGTTCTGCGACTTCAAAACACTCCGGAAGAACTCGCTTCACCGCTACATGGCGTCCATCAAATTTACCcctgcagtcacacaaacagagcaagTGAGTGAACTGAGAGTGCAACACACCAACCAAGCGTACCTAAGAAATTCAGTGGTTTGTTAGTTAAGAACATTTGCTGTTCTTAATGTAAATCACAGGTTTGGGCTCATTAACTCAAAGCTGTGTACACTTTATGTTGGTGTCGATCACTTTGATTTCCTACTTGTAGCCATTGGCTGTATTTCACTGTATTTCAGGCCATGTCACAGTTGTCACAACTTCTGCAGAAATTGCTGACGCTAACTGTGATGCCGGCTTTAAAGGCTGAATAATACCAATAATGTGTGAAGGACATGGAATACTTTAAAGCTGACACTAATCTGGATCGCTGAGTTTATTTTGTATaaagaagcagctgaagaagtGAGAAAAGTGGGAAAAGGAGAAATTACTATGAATGGGATTTCAAAGTTAAATCAAACATGATCGGGTCTGAATGGAGTTTCCAGCTGAAAGCATGAATGCGTAGGTATCCTTGAAGAGATGTGAGAATGTCTACGacctgcatgtgtgcgtgccAACCTGCACTAATTAGCAAATCTATCTCAGTTGCGCTTCCCCAGCTGTAATCAAAGGGTGCCATGGTGACGGTAACTGCTGTCTGACTCCTGGTTCACAGAGTTCAACTCGCAGAGATTATAGCTGAGGCACAACTCTCAACTCTTATAGCCCAACCATAAGAGAGAGGAGACCCTCCTGAAGGGTTCTTGTGAGATTTGTGTATGTAGTGTCAAAAATGTGTGAATTACAGCAGGTTAGAAATGTACCAGTTCCTGCTTCCTTCCTGAAACACACTGTTTGATGCCATAGTTACATGTGTGAAACCAGCAAAAATGTTCTGACTTACTGACATAAGAATAATGTTTAAAGAGTTATATTCGTGGGAGCAAGTTTAAAAGAGATTTTTAATCAGATCCTACAGCTCTGTGAGGGGCTGAAAACTGcatggaattaaaaaaaaaaattaatgtgaATTAATGCAAATTTGAATTAATGCCATGTCTTAAGTGTGTTCATTTCAAACATTCTGTCCATTCATTTGAATGGCAAACATTTCCTGGAAAACCTGGAATATTTTGGAAAGTATGAACAgaacagtaagattttaaagtctactctttgactcacaggaagccaatgtagtgatctgaggactggtgtgatgtGGTCCATTTTtttggtgtttgtaaggactcgcgcagcagcattttggatcagctgtagttgcctaattgattttttgtttaggccagtaaagactccattgcaatagtccaacctactgaaaatgaatgcatgaaccggtttttccatgtcttctttggacagacatcccttaattctggttatatttttcaggtggtagtaggctgatttggtaatcagctttaaatggttgttaaaattcaggtccgaatcaataattacaccaagatttctggctttatctgttgttgtcagtgacatggagttaagttgagcactgatctttgacctttcatttttggggccaaatacaatcacttctgtcttatctgcattgagctgaagaaaattctggcacatccactcattgatttgatgaatacactcattcagtgaaagtaagggactgtagtcatgtgatgacacagaaatataaagttgtgtatcatctgcgtaagtacGATAAGAAATACTATGATGCTCCATAgtctgagctaggggcaacatgcagatattgaaaagaaatggtctgagaatggacccttgtggcaccccacacatcatctttttcattcagacacatgctcacccaCTGACACAAAGTGGTTTCTATcctgtaaataggatttgaaccagtgtagtatagtgccagtaagtcccacccatttttccagtctgtcaagaagatGCATGCACTATGCACTTCATATTCTGCAAAGATTATGTAACATACTCTTTGCAGAAGCTGCTTCAAGCAGAAACTGCTTAGCAGACGGTGTGTTCACTGATGTGCCAACGCCCATGATTTGACATTTAGCTGTCAGCCATCAGCAGCCTTTCAAATACAACAGACAGCCAAAGTGGCAACAAGCACAATTGTTTTGCACTTAATGACCTGAAACATGTGAATCCCCTAATATGGTGCTTTGATTAAGACCAGCATCATTAACTGATGAAACAGTAACACGTTAAAATGCAGACACTGTACCTGAAGACAAACGTTCCCGCTGTGCCGTGTCCGAGCACCTCAGATGGAGTGAAGGAGATTTTACCCACCTGCACCTCCTCACTGTTTCCTTCTGAGACAGCTGGAGGAAAGAATGAAGCAGCAAGAAATGAATTTCATCTTCACAGCAAGGGACAGGAGGAGATAatacatctgaacacacacagtgcggagtgtttacctgctgtgggTTTGAGCCCAGCGGTGCCATTTACGTCGACATctgaggtgctgctgctgtgagagtGAGGGCTGGGTGGAGGCTCAGGAGAAGCTGGGTGAGAGTCTGGATGTAGAAAAGTGaagatatacagtatgcacgTCTCTTGcaagtcatttttttctgtatcttATTTAAACAAGGAATGAATAATATATTTAAGATCTCTGGGCTTTGAGAAAAATGATTCTTTAACACAATTTTATGCATTTTACTGGTGTGATCTTCCAGCTCTCAAGTGCACcgcaaagaaaaacacttaaTAATTGAACCGGACCTTGAGGCCGCTGAATGCAGGGAATGCAGCTTAATAGAGTTGTTTTATAAGTTACTTACCACTGGAGATGTTTGTGTCAGAAGAAAGGGACGTGTCTGAGGAAACCAAGGTCACTGCCTGCACGTTGGTCTGCACGCTCGTCTGCATGTTCGTCTGCATGTTCGTCTGCATGTTCGTCTGCATGCTGGTCTGCATGTTCGTCTGCATGTTCGTCTGCATGCTGGTCTGCATGCGCTGGAGACGAGACTCAAaagcctcctccagctgcctctgaGCTTTCAGCTGCTGGGCTGCACgctggagaaacacacacagatacagttcACGCAAACTGCTGTTAGACGACGGACGTTCAGATCAGTACTGAGaagactgaagaggaggaataaaTGAAGCTGTTCTTCAAGGAAGATTAAAAAACATCAGGAAATACCATCCAGCCCAAATGCTGTGAAGGAAAACGCTTTAAAcgctgctaaaaaaaaactgccCACAATCACTATTTTGTTAGTGCTATAGTATTACGCTCCATCAGATAACATGATCGATGCATGAATTCAGAAATGTGTCCATGCTGACACGACAGCATTATTTCATCACTCTGAAAATCACATTGAATTGCACTTCTGGTTTTGCTCTACAAATAAATTTGAacttaaaaaatgcaaatgtatgcaGGCAGATGCTCCAAATTCTAATTAGATCTTTGAGTGTGTGAGGAAAAGCTTTGGCGTAAACACGATGTGTCGatcatgtgttgtttttaagcCACCACGGCGGCAGGACACAACGGCAGCGCTGGTGAATTTTGCATTTCAGAGcttaatttcttttcttgttgATAATAAATCAAACGTGTAACCCAAGacattttacaattacaattctGGCAAGAACAGCAACAGAAGAAGTAGCAGCTCTAACTTCTTCCTCAACTCGACAAACTCTGGAAGGTGCCCTGCGGAGTTTCCTCCTATCCTTCAGGTCTAACAAATGAAAGCTGAATGCATTTCCATCCTCataaacatctttttttaatgcagtctTCTGCTTTCCCATCTTTGCTGGTGCACTGCAGCATATCTTTTTACTGGTGGTCAAAAGCTCCAGAGGAGACCTTTAACTGTGTTTATATTGTCATTACTGCTTGATGGGGGAACACAAAGTATTTCTACATGTTGCTTAGGGGTTAATGAATATTGTGGTACATGTCAGAGCCTGCTAACTGAAGTAAAAGAGGCAGGCTGAGGAAGACTAGGTGCTCCACGAACTGAACATTTCTGCCACAAAGAACCTGTGGGTGTGATGACAATCATGGATCAAACCTATATATCTGTTTGAGGGTATCCTACAGTGGATATTTCCCTGCAGAGGCATGCAGTTTGCCACCATTTGTTCACATATTTGTGAATAAAATCCCGATCAGCTGCGTCTTTTGCAGCGGATAGAGATTAGACACACTCACAACGGGGTATGTGAGAGCGAAGGCCAGCCATCCTCCCAGCAGCAGCGTCAGAACAGCCAGAGTGAGACGGTCCTGAGTCATATAGACAGGAAGCACAGCGGCTGCTCGCTGGGTCTGTCCTGACGTCCTCCCATCATCCCCCTCTCTGTTAGCATTAGTGTCGCTATGGCCACCAGCAACCGTCTGGAACTGAAGGACATAATAACGGAGATAAGGAACAATGGGAATATGATGAGGGTTCACTcagtttgttgtcattgttcTCTGTAAAGCAGTTTGCAATGAAAATGACTGCGACACATTTATTACACCAACATCTCTGAAACAGCTTAAAGTAGGTTACAATGGACAGTAACAGCCTTACAGAGAGGGACCATTTTCTGCTATCATTTCTGTGATTCACTGGCTTTCAGGTGTACACGGCAGCAGCCACAGACGTAGTTTGGAGCTGTGACTCACATAGCGCTCGTGGTAGTATGAGGcaggggaggcagaggaggccgAGGGCCGAGGGGGGATGACTGCGTCACCAGAACGCTGCAGGCTGCCTGGGAAGTCCCTCAGCATGGTGGTGTGAGCTACCGGAGGGAGCTCGTGATGACctaaaccacacaaacacacaggtgtgaTGCATGTAGGGCTGCATGAGTGCTAATGTGTATTTCCTTGCCTGTTCACTAACACCTGGGATTAAAATGGGATGTACCTCTGCATACGTTATCCAGATTATAAGCAAGCTGATCTTTGCATTTACAACTTAGAAGTACAGTAaactaacctaaccctaaccctgagaTAGCTTCAAGTAATCTAatcttaaaaacactttttgagTCGTAAATTTGCCAAATATTACACATCAAGTTATCGCTTTGTGTGCAAAATACTGTCAGTTTGTGCGGGTGTGTTGCAGTGCAAGCATGTGGTCGATTCTGCGACAAGACAAATAATGTCCTGTTAGCAGCAGGTCGGCTGCACAGATGAGTGCAGTGCACACCCTCGCACACACAATTACTTCTTACAGCACATCTTTATTGCTTTATTGCCGGCAGAACAGGATTTTAGTACCTCCTTCCCTTTCATGACACAGAGCAGAGGTATGATCAGTAATTACAGGCCGGTCTCTATCGGCTCCCTCTCTAAATATGAACAGCAAACTCTATTTTATGTTTACTCAAAGCAAATATCCGTATGTTGTGCACTGATGCGTACAGATGCTGTACAGATAGCGTTTACGCTGACCTGAGATCCAAACACTACGTGAGCCGGATGACCTCCAGATGTGGTCACGCAGAGCCGATCACATTCCGATTTTTGTGAGCTTTCCTCTGAAGCCAGACTCGTTGCTTTCGAAAGCCAGGCTAAGGTAAAAGGTTTTCAGATTTGGACACTTGAGAAAAGTCTGTGCTGTCAAAGTAATAATTCAGTTTTTGGTGGGGAATTTAACTTTTCCACAGCAGAAGATAAAATGTTAGATTTTTTTATGTCTCTGAATGCACTTTTAGGAGCATAAAGTGCAGTTTTCCAAGCTTCAATTATTgtgatatttctgtgtttcagctcaaTATTAAATACTGTAGACAAAATGCATGTCGCAGTTCATTTTAAAGTTAACAGGAAGACAGACCCTTGATAATTACTCTGTTATTTGAAAACACTATTTATAGAATCCATATATTCATATACAGCAAATAGCACAACATAAATTACAGTTGGTTAGAACAGCGATCCATCTTTCAGGAagttttttgttgcttttggatGACACGCAGTGATGaaggtgtggtgtgtgtgcgtgtaagctgtgagtgtgtgtgttcacctaTTAGCAGCCAGTGGTTCTTCCGGCTGTTTGTGCTCCCTGGCGGGTAGCGCACATCGGTGGAAGGTGTGATCTCACACGCCCCTCGCTCCCTGACCGTCACCTCAGCCGTCACTGGACCCTCAATTCGAGCCAGGGTCAGTCCACGAGGCTGCCACGGCAACAAGAAGCACAAACCAGCCACATGACGGCTTTCTTATCACATCTCATCTCGATCTGATATACTGTAATAACTATCAGAGAGCAGAGCGGAGAATCGCCACAGATGACTGACCGTGATATGATAAAAATAGATTACGTATTTAAACTCACCACTAATGAGACTCCATGGTGGACGAGGGAGGTGGAGGCATAGAGGTGGGAGTCCAGTTTTCCCACATAGAGAGTGtgtcttaaagaaaaaaaaaaaaaaaagtcaggttACTCCTTCAATCAATCAAGTTATTTGACTGTTCACTGATTAATATGATTAAGCTAATTGATGGAATTAATCAATTGATCTCTAAGCACATAAAATAATTAATTCGATTTGGGGATTTCCACCGTAAAGCAATTACTGAAAAAGTTATATAACTCAAATTGTTTACAGGGAcatgaaatgcagctttaattataCTACTGccacaaaaaaaacctgcttctgattggctggcagggATCCATTGAAACACACCACCAGACACCTCAAGCACACACCTCCATAACAACTGCAGTAAATCAATATACCAGGTTCTGAATATTAGACTGCAGTACTGGTGCCATGCTGCGTTATCACCTAAGCACGAGATAAACAGACTACAGgcaaagttttttaaaaaatgggtGACGTTTATCTTTCCAGCTTATCTTTTTGCCTGTAACAGGTGCCAGTGCTGGAGGGAGGTTTGGCTGAACCATCATCATTCCGgtaaaaggggaaaaacactctggatgtttgcttttcttaaATCATTCTCAATCGTCTCGGCTGGCACTGAGCCCAGGATGCAGCGCCGGTGCACCTGCAGAGCAGCGTCAGGTGGAGCTTGCTTTGGtggaatatttgtacatgggGAGGCGAGCCCTAGCATGAAAGAAAGTGTACATAACACAGCGAAGAGCGGGCCTGCCGTGATCCAAATCTGTCAAAACCTGCCATTTTCAGGGTGTAGGTAAGTAGCTCAGAGGTTGCGACGGGGACTTTGAAAGCAGTaacaaaaagacagcagaagGGACGGAGAAAGCCGAATGATGCAGTCAGCCAATGGAGGCTCGTAGCCTTCTTCCTGTCAGTCAATCCAGTGATGTGATTTACTCAATAACTCGAGCTTTGTGCAGTCTGAGGGCCGTCTGGTTAcccatgtttctgtgtgctcTTACAAAAGTTGCGTTTGTGCGCTGGCTTGCTCCTTCACAAACTGATAGCTCCACTTCAAGGTAGAGTGTGCGTCTGCCTGGTTGTTGgcagaggagaaggtgaggaagCGGAGCGTTTCCATGGCGAGGGACAGGTGGGGGGCGTGTCTTAGCGAGTCTCCAGAGTACAGGTAGACCCCTATGACAGGTGAGCCATAGTTCTGACTCCACAGAACATCACCTGGAAGACAAAAAACGCTGAGTCTCACTAGGAAGCAGAGGTGGAAATAAAGAAACTCCCCTCAGGCAGGTAAGGTCTTAAAATAACCACACTGTAAAGACCACACACCTCTCCCTACCTGACTCTCTGTCAACTGTCACAACAAGACCATCGCCACTCGACACCAGATGGGCCATCTCTGAAAGCACAACAGGTAGGACAAGTCAGTTTTTCCTGACTCTGAGCGAAGAGGCTctactgctgtctgtcttttcattcCATACAGCGCTAACTGTCCTCAAACGAGTCAAACGTTCAGATTCAGGTTACACATCACAAAGCAGGTTCGGCAAGGCTGTCATCAGTTCACATTTACGTTCAGGTAATAATTGACCTGCCATGGCAGTCTGTCAGTACGTGTCTGCAGGGACGTGCTTGTGAGCAACATACTGTAATCTTGTTTTTCATCGTAAGGTGGAGCAGAGTAATCGTTGTACGTAGCGTTCCACCTCAGCTCTTGTGTCTTAGTATCGAACATGGTCACCACATACTCTGGAAAACAAAACGGGTGCACAGTTCATAAAAGATAAGGCGcaatgcatgaaaataccacagcaccgtgtgtgcgtgtgtgtgtgtgcgtgtgtgtgtgtgtgtgtgtgtgtgtgtgtgtgtgtgtgtgtgagcacctATGCAACAAACCTGTGCGTCCAATGTAGAGAAGGGGAGTGTTAGGGCAGATGGATTCTGAGGCGGAGGTGGTTAAACTGGTTTGTTTCTCACCTGTCTCAGGGTCAACCACAAACCACACATCCTGCTTTTTACCTTCATGTGAACATAcgcgcgtgcacgcacacacacagacaaacacacacacacacacacaaattttaGCCAACAGCATTGAAGTATCTCAGATATTTACAGCATTtgtctcattcattcatcaccaaCAAATATCTCCACATGTTGAATGGGTTGGTCCCATATTTCTCTGCATATGTCAcagtctaacacacacacacacacacacacacacacacacacacacacacacacacacacacacacacacacacacacagtgtctcacCTGTATAGAGTATACCATCGGAGCTCCTGCAGGGAGCTGACTGAACCAGCTCTGGGATGGTGAACGGCAGTTTCTGCAGACGCATCCAAACAATGGAGTCATAAAGTgaaaactctcacacacacacacacacacacacacacacacacacacacacacacacacacacacacacacacacacacacacacatcttattCAGTTAGTTTTGCCATATTTACCATTAGGCCTTCCTTGTGCTTCCCACCCAGGACG
Coding sequences within it:
- the ern2 gene encoding serine/threonine-protein kinase/endoribonuclease IRE1 gives rise to the protein MKDSVSGVMGPLGRLLLSLLLLSWEGKLIQVGGVRSVTLPESLLFVSTLDGSLHAVSKQSGDIKWTLREDPIIQVPVYLTEPGFLPDPNDGSLYVLGGKHKEGLMKLPFTIPELVQSAPCRSSDGILYTGKKQDVWFVVDPETGEKQTSLTTSASESICPNTPLLYIGRTEYVVTMFDTKTQELRWNATYNDYSAPPYDEKQDYKMAHLVSSGDGLVVTVDRESGDVLWSQNYGSPVIGVYLYSGDSLRHAPHLSLAMETLRFLTFSSANNQADAHSTLKWSYQFVKEQASAQTQLLHTLYVGKLDSHLYASTSLVHHGVSLVPRGLTLARIEGPVTAEVTVRERGACEITPSTDVRYPPGSTNSRKNHWLLIGHHELPPVAHTTMLRDFPGSLQRSGDAVIPPRPSASSASPASYYHERYFQTVAGGHSDTNANREGDDGRTSGQTQRAAAVLPVYMTQDRLTLAVLTLLLGGWLAFALTYPVRAAQQLKAQRQLEEAFESRLQRMQTSMQTNMQTNMQTSMQTNMQTNMQTNMQTSVQTNVQAVTLVSSDTSLSSDTNISSDSHPASPEPPPSPHSHSSSTSDVDVNGTAGLKPTAAVSEGNSEEVQVGKISFTPSEVLGHGTAGTFVFRGKFDGRHVAVKRVLPECFEVAEREVQLLRASDTHPNVIRYFCTERDRLFTYIAIELCAATLQQYVEDPTCFPGLNPISVLEQTMCGLSHLHSLNIVHRDLKPRNILLSGPSVLGQVRALISDFGLCKRIPDGRSSFSLRSGIPGTEGWIAPEVLRDTPDNKPTAAVDVFSAGCVFYFVVSRGRHPFGDALRRQVNILSGEYSLSHFMENTHDDVIAQDLIEQMISAEAESRPSTACVLKHPFFWSPEKQLLFFQDVSDRIEKEPADSPIVVKLETAGRAVVRTNWRMHISVPLQTDLRRFRTYKGNSVRDLLRAMRNKKHHYHELPPEVQETLGELPEGFVSYFTSRFPRLLMHTHAALHICSHERLFQPYYLSPNAK